A genomic region of Bradyrhizobium sp. ORS 278 contains the following coding sequences:
- a CDS encoding RluA family pseudouridine synthase yields MTIIVAGDEGSPRLDRVLAARLPELSRSRLKALILAGQVSLTSDSFGSGAVRDPAYHVTTGDTITIDVPEAVAPEPQAEAIPLQIIYEDDDIIVIDKPSGLVVHPAAGHETGTLVNALIAHCGASLSGIGGVKRPGIVHRLDKDTTGLMVVAKNDMAHASLSAQFADHGRTGAMERGYLAFAWGVPHRPHGTINAAIDRHPHARDKMAVRAKGREAITHYEVQESFTGRDGKPVASLIACHLETGRTHQIRVHLAHLGHPLLGDAVYGPHFKTKANQLSERARAALDSLGRQALHAYLLVIEHPRTGDIMRWESELPEDLSLLGEALRAAL; encoded by the coding sequence ATGACGATCATTGTCGCCGGCGACGAAGGCTCGCCGCGGCTCGATCGCGTGCTGGCGGCGCGGCTGCCGGAGCTGTCGCGGTCGCGGCTGAAGGCGCTGATCCTGGCCGGACAGGTGAGCCTGACTTCAGACAGCTTTGGTTCGGGCGCCGTGCGCGACCCCGCTTATCACGTCACAACCGGCGACACGATCACAATCGACGTGCCGGAGGCCGTCGCGCCCGAGCCGCAGGCCGAGGCGATCCCGCTTCAGATCATCTACGAGGACGACGATATCATCGTCATCGACAAGCCCTCAGGCCTCGTGGTGCATCCCGCCGCCGGGCACGAGACCGGGACGCTGGTCAACGCGCTGATCGCGCATTGCGGCGCCAGTCTGTCGGGGATCGGCGGGGTGAAGCGGCCGGGCATCGTGCACCGGCTCGACAAGGACACCACCGGGCTAATGGTGGTCGCCAAGAACGATATGGCGCACGCCTCCTTGAGCGCGCAGTTCGCCGATCACGGCCGCACCGGCGCGATGGAGCGCGGCTATCTGGCGTTCGCCTGGGGGGTGCCGCACCGGCCGCACGGCACCATCAACGCCGCCATCGACCGCCATCCGCACGCCCGCGACAAGATGGCGGTGCGGGCGAAGGGCCGCGAGGCCATCACGCATTACGAGGTGCAGGAGAGTTTTACCGGCCGCGACGGCAAGCCGGTGGCCTCGCTGATCGCCTGCCATCTCGAGACCGGGCGCACCCACCAGATCCGGGTGCATCTCGCCCATCTCGGGCATCCGCTGCTGGGCGATGCCGTCTATGGCCCGCATTTCAAGACCAAGGCGAACCAGCTGTCCGAGCGGGCGCGGGCAGCGCTCGACTCACTCGGACGACAGGCGCTGCATGCCTATTTGTTGGTAATTGAGCACCCGCGGACGGGAGACATCATGCGCTGGGAATCGGAGCTTCCGGAGGATCTTTCTCTTTTGGGAGAGGCGCTGCGAGCGGCGCTATGA
- a CDS encoding ParB N-terminal domain-containing protein yields MSAPESFPIDKIHVPDKKRKALKPELVDELAESILESGQREPILVRRDKDHFVLVEGLHRLEACKALGEPAIKALLISAEEARQRELPPPPPDPEREKMERLRKLRLEKEEADRLAAASRGGASPHAALRPRAPAEANSGSGRGSTPKPSRSGAAVAAPKTLSDWIKQQERSGGRY; encoded by the coding sequence GTGTCCGCACCGGAAAGCTTCCCGATCGACAAGATCCACGTTCCCGACAAGAAGCGCAAAGCGCTGAAGCCGGAGCTGGTCGATGAACTCGCCGAGAGCATTCTGGAGTCCGGCCAGCGCGAGCCCATCCTCGTCCGCCGCGACAAGGATCATTTCGTGCTGGTCGAGGGCCTGCACCGCCTCGAGGCGTGCAAGGCGCTCGGCGAGCCCGCCATCAAGGCGCTGCTGATCTCCGCCGAGGAAGCCCGCCAGCGCGAGTTGCCGCCGCCGCCGCCCGATCCCGAGCGCGAAAAGATGGAACGGCTGCGCAAGCTGCGGCTGGAGAAGGAGGAAGCCGATAGGCTCGCCGCGGCGTCGCGTGGCGGCGCGAGCCCCCATGCCGCTCTGCGGCCACGCGCGCCCGCGGAGGCGAACAGCGGAAGCGGCCGCGGTTCGACGCCGAAGCCATCGCGCTCCGGCGCCGCCGTCGCCGCGCCCAAGACATTGTCCGACTGGATCAAGCAGCAGGAACGCAGCGGCGGCCGCTACTGA
- a CDS encoding catalase family peroxidase: MKTRSLVAMLAGLAFALPTVAVAEDAPVEQQLVDAMNKVFGVHAGFRANHAKGVVVEGKFKPSAEAAGLSKAALFSGAEIPVTVRFSDSTGVPNLPDGSGDANPHGMAVKFHLADGSDVDLVINSLKFFPVSTAAELRDLFLAIADSGPNAAKPTRLDQFIGSHPSAPAALGTIATPDSFADEAYFGVNAFVLVNKDGARQAVRWQMLPQKVVHLDKDDAARRAPDFLMAELPARLKQGSVTFRFMAQLAAAGDDTKDPAKPWPDDRKLVELGVLTIDKAVDDSDAAQKKLLFLPSQLTDGIEASDDPMIDIRSAAYAISFSRRNP; this comes from the coding sequence ATGAAGACACGCTCGCTCGTGGCCATGCTGGCCGGATTGGCCTTCGCGCTGCCGACCGTTGCTGTCGCCGAGGACGCGCCGGTCGAGCAGCAGCTCGTCGACGCGATGAACAAGGTGTTCGGCGTGCACGCCGGATTCCGCGCCAATCACGCCAAGGGCGTGGTGGTCGAGGGCAAGTTCAAGCCGTCGGCGGAGGCGGCCGGCTTGAGCAAGGCGGCGCTGTTCAGCGGGGCGGAGATCCCGGTGACGGTGCGGTTCTCCGATTCCACCGGCGTGCCGAATTTGCCGGACGGCTCGGGCGATGCCAATCCGCACGGCATGGCGGTGAAGTTTCATCTCGCCGACGGCAGCGACGTCGACCTCGTGATCAACTCGCTGAAGTTCTTCCCCGTCTCGACGGCGGCGGAGCTGCGCGACCTGTTCCTGGCGATCGCCGACAGCGGGCCGAACGCGGCCAAGCCGACCAGGCTCGATCAGTTCATCGGCAGCCATCCGTCGGCGCCGGCCGCGCTCGGCACCATCGCGACGCCGGACAGCTTTGCCGACGAGGCCTATTTCGGCGTCAACGCCTTCGTGCTCGTGAACAAGGACGGCGCGAGGCAGGCGGTGCGCTGGCAGATGCTGCCGCAGAAGGTGGTGCATCTCGACAAGGACGACGCCGCCAGGCGCGCGCCGGACTTCCTGATGGCCGAGCTGCCGGCGCGGCTGAAGCAGGGGTCCGTGACCTTCCGCTTCATGGCGCAGCTCGCGGCCGCCGGCGACGATACCAAGGATCCGGCCAAGCCGTGGCCCGACGACCGCAAGCTGGTCGAGCTCGGCGTGCTCACGATCGACAAGGCGGTCGACGACAGCGACGCCGCGCAGAAGAAGCTCCTGTTCCTGCCGAGCCAGCTCACCGACGGCATCGAGGCCTCCGACGATCCGATGATCGACATCCGCAGCGCCGCCTACGCGATCTCGTTCTCGCGGCGCAATCCGTGA
- a CDS encoding VOC family protein: MLLWTIIGVADVARSVAWYQALLGLREIPPAHDYFGQVIADDGTVLLCCHAWGAHEHPSLTSPQAAAPGNGLLLFFRLAAFDDALQRARRLVEALDEEPHRNPNTGTLEFALRDPDGYCVTVSAATAC; the protein is encoded by the coding sequence ATGCTTCTGTGGACGATCATCGGCGTGGCCGACGTGGCCCGCAGCGTCGCGTGGTATCAAGCGCTGCTGGGCCTGCGAGAGATCCCGCCTGCGCATGATTATTTCGGGCAGGTCATCGCCGACGACGGCACCGTGCTGCTGTGCTGCCACGCCTGGGGCGCGCATGAGCATCCGTCGCTGACGTCGCCGCAGGCGGCCGCTCCCGGCAACGGGCTGTTGCTGTTCTTCCGGCTCGCGGCGTTCGACGACGCCTTGCAGCGCGCGCGGCGGCTCGTTGAGGCGCTCGACGAGGAGCCGCACCGCAATCCCAACACGGGAACTCTCGAATTCGCGCTGCGCGATCCCGACGGCTATTGCGTCACGGTCAGCGCGGCGACGGCTTGCTGA
- a CDS encoding DEAD/DEAH box helicase: MKVELKTFQTDAALSVIEEIDEARVAVGKGKLQAVVLSAPTGSGKTITVAAVIEWILSGADGVVARPNTVFLWLSDSPELNNQSAAKLIGACENVTFNKVIIVESETFDEERLRAGYVYFINTQLLGKDKLLTKGGDKKNFTFWQTVANTVSASPMDFILVIDEAHRGASVAERTRKPIMQKFITGSEEDGLPPVPLVLGMSATPQRFTDLLGNTARTQRPVGITAEIARASGLLKDLIVVTCPKTGAQSDLTLLEQAASRWKQFRDKWSEYCAREKEAEIVRPVLVVQVEDGTETVLSRTPLHEVVKVVERQIGSLGPNEIVHCFQERQDITYGGRIIRRIDASRIQDAAEVKVVLFKTALTTGWDCPRAEVMMSFRRAQDPTSIAQLVGRMIRAPLARRVESDELLNTVDLYLPHYDSDALERVLAKLRSPDEQEGMPSEVTTKAVEYSRNADLATVFASLSKLPTYSVSRVPKMSDVKRALRLAGMLAHVGIDVDADDEIRERLTSKLKDLRDNCALDDPAWTQIVSDGSGIDVDVTAVALGTMSVASRQTDRIALSPENIDHLFEEAGRRLAPSEGLHRTYWKRFHDRENPGLAKVELFALIRRAGTLAQVEDVARSCFDSWWLKNKSKIAVLPASEKARFQLLVQASGKAVRQELELPLTIVEKPGARTWKNHLFVDLAGNFAANMNSWEEDCLEWAAQSPDFVCWLRNLPRREWALCVPYESGGEKPFYPDFLIVRKSGTSFVVDVMEPHDDSRTDTWAKVKGLASFADEHHLAFGRLMIGRKKNGALQFIDVSEAKTRAKARKLAASADLESLFEDA, translated from the coding sequence ATGAAAGTTGAGCTTAAGACCTTCCAAACTGATGCGGCGCTTAGCGTTATCGAAGAGATTGACGAGGCGAGGGTAGCGGTCGGCAAGGGTAAGCTGCAAGCGGTTGTATTGAGTGCTCCCACCGGGTCAGGAAAGACTATTACAGTCGCTGCTGTCATCGAGTGGATACTGAGCGGTGCGGATGGAGTCGTCGCGCGCCCCAACACCGTGTTTCTTTGGCTGTCCGACTCGCCCGAACTGAACAACCAGAGCGCAGCAAAGCTCATTGGCGCCTGTGAAAACGTGACCTTCAATAAGGTCATTATTGTGGAGAGCGAAACATTCGATGAGGAGCGCCTGCGAGCAGGTTACGTATACTTCATCAATACCCAACTGCTCGGGAAAGATAAGTTGTTAACGAAGGGGGGGGACAAGAAGAATTTCACTTTCTGGCAGACCGTCGCTAACACCGTCAGTGCCTCTCCAATGGACTTTATCTTAGTAATCGATGAGGCTCATCGCGGCGCGAGCGTGGCGGAACGAACTCGCAAGCCAATCATGCAGAAATTCATTACCGGCTCCGAGGAAGACGGTTTGCCACCTGTTCCACTCGTCCTTGGTATGAGTGCCACGCCGCAGCGTTTTACCGATCTGCTCGGAAATACGGCGCGGACTCAGCGTCCAGTTGGTATTACTGCGGAAATCGCTCGCGCAAGCGGACTGCTTAAGGATTTGATCGTTGTAACCTGCCCGAAGACAGGCGCTCAAAGTGATCTCACTCTCCTGGAGCAAGCGGCAAGCCGATGGAAGCAGTTTCGCGACAAGTGGTCTGAATATTGTGCAAGAGAGAAAGAGGCCGAGATAGTCCGGCCCGTACTCGTGGTTCAGGTGGAGGATGGCACAGAGACTGTATTGAGTCGTACTCCCCTCCATGAGGTAGTTAAAGTGGTCGAGCGACAAATAGGGTCGCTCGGGCCGAATGAGATTGTGCACTGTTTTCAAGAAAGGCAGGACATCACTTATGGCGGCAGAATCATCCGGCGCATCGATGCATCGCGGATACAAGATGCAGCAGAAGTCAAAGTGGTTCTGTTTAAGACTGCGTTGACTACCGGTTGGGACTGTCCGCGAGCGGAAGTCATGATGAGCTTTCGTCGCGCGCAAGATCCAACAAGCATTGCTCAGCTTGTCGGTCGAATGATCCGTGCGCCACTCGCGAGAAGAGTTGAGAGTGATGAGCTTCTGAACACCGTTGATCTTTATCTCCCGCACTACGACTCTGATGCGTTGGAGCGAGTTTTGGCAAAGTTGCGAAGCCCTGATGAGCAGGAGGGGATGCCTTCCGAAGTAACAACGAAAGCGGTCGAATATTCTCGAAATGCTGATCTTGCCACTGTGTTCGCATCTCTGAGCAAATTGCCTACCTATAGCGTTAGTCGCGTGCCAAAGATGAGCGATGTGAAAAGGGCGTTGCGCTTGGCAGGAATGCTGGCGCATGTCGGAATAGATGTCGATGCTGATGATGAAATCCGAGAGAGGCTGACTTCTAAGCTGAAGGACTTGCGCGATAACTGTGCCCTTGACGATCCTGCGTGGACACAGATTGTGAGTGATGGCAGTGGGATCGATGTTGACGTGACTGCCGTGGCTCTCGGAACCATGAGCGTGGCAAGTCGTCAAACTGATCGCATTGCTTTGTCCCCTGAAAATATTGATCACCTGTTCGAGGAGGCGGGCCGCAGGCTCGCTCCGTCAGAAGGGCTTCATCGGACGTATTGGAAACGCTTTCATGATCGCGAGAATCCAGGTTTGGCAAAGGTTGAGCTGTTTGCTCTGATCCGCCGAGCGGGGACTCTTGCGCAAGTTGAAGATGTAGCGCGTAGTTGCTTCGACAGTTGGTGGCTGAAAAACAAATCGAAGATTGCCGTCTTGCCCGCTTCGGAGAAGGCGCGCTTCCAGTTGCTCGTGCAAGCAAGCGGTAAAGCGGTGAGGCAGGAACTGGAGTTGCCGCTTACGATCGTCGAAAAGCCTGGCGCTCGGACATGGAAGAATCACTTGTTTGTCGATCTTGCTGGCAATTTCGCCGCAAATATGAATAGCTGGGAAGAGGATTGTTTAGAATGGGCGGCACAATCACCCGATTTCGTCTGTTGGCTGCGTAATTTACCCCGTCGTGAATGGGCGCTTTGTGTTCCCTATGAAAGCGGCGGGGAAAAGCCGTTCTATCCCGATTTTCTGATAGTACGAAAGTCTGGAACTTCATTCGTCGTGGATGTAATGGAACCGCACGACGATAGTCGGACCGATACTTGGGCCAAAGTGAAGGGGCTTGCTAGCTTTGCGGATGAACACCATCTGGCGTTCGGGCGTTTAATGATTGGCCGAAAAAAGAACGGTGCTCTGCAATTTATAGATGTGTCAGAAGCGAAGACGCGTGCGAAGGCTCGCAAGCTAGCAGCATCGGCGGACTTAGAATCACTCTTTGAGGATGCTTAA
- a CDS encoding N-acetylmuramoyl-L-alanine amidase, producing MRPIRTFLKAAVALLLLMDAASADDLAALARTSGTPDIPGLNIVWLAPWGAPEKAHPWTNIIVHQTEGPAGSARAGALAQAKNPKRRGVTLWVETDGTVYWAVPETLVTLHGDGANRNDNRYIDNASTYRKVVRDNSIGVEFAGNYPDVTTPATDAQIAAWRVLSKLLRLRYQIPRERIYAHNWIDYKDARYCEGCALAELARAAPD from the coding sequence ATGCGGCCGATCCGAACCTTCCTCAAGGCAGCCGTCGCGCTGCTTCTTCTCATGGACGCGGCGTCCGCCGACGATCTCGCCGCGCTCGCCCGGACGTCCGGCACGCCGGACATCCCTGGCCTGAACATCGTCTGGCTGGCGCCGTGGGGCGCGCCGGAGAAAGCGCACCCCTGGACCAACATCATCGTCCACCAGACCGAGGGCCCGGCGGGCTCCGCGCGGGCCGGGGCGCTGGCGCAGGCCAAAAACCCAAAACGGCGCGGCGTCACCCTGTGGGTGGAAACCGATGGCACCGTGTATTGGGCGGTGCCGGAAACCCTGGTCACGCTGCATGGCGACGGCGCCAACCGCAACGACAACCGCTATATCGACAACGCATCGACCTATCGCAAGGTGGTGCGCGACAATTCCATCGGCGTGGAGTTCGCCGGCAACTATCCCGACGTCACCACGCCCGCCACCGACGCCCAGATCGCCGCGTGGCGCGTGCTCTCGAAGCTGCTCCGGCTGCGCTACCAGATTCCGCGGGAGCGGATCTATGCGCACAACTGGATCGACTACAAGGACGCCCGCTATTGCGAGGGCTGTGCGCTGGCCGAGCTCGCGCGCGCCGCGCCGGACTAG
- a CDS encoding site-specific DNA-methyltransferase, producing the protein MAKIEDLIARIPDAGLRIAIGNEVRELKKAKKFGLVFENHLPETVQLPNLPVRVGETVARKRDSGEILWIVKSIQKGVATLRPMIEAPTQNEMPVDVGIDELVVVRRFGDPIYPTLVSVDRVNRGGPQKPWHTLIKADNFHALQLLLFCYPSSVDVIYIDPPYNSGARDWKYNNDYVDKTDTFRHSKWLSMMKKRLLIAKHLLKPDGVLIVTIDENELHHLGLLLEDVFESYLRHTVTIVINPKGAGKRNFARTEEHALFCVPKTGQAIVNANMLRDLSRVGLSTEMVQEEFDEELDDEPAELADETSDDGSLFEQQLSDDVGLDELPFPPDELDQWELRHARRRGNESSYRHQRKNQFYPIYIDEKRRVVEEIGEPLLPLEAQPSFKKKNGLTPVWPIDKEGNHRCWRFIASSMKKIHEEKRLVVGRQDPTTKGWTLNYWIPKSKTKNVKTVWWHARHDAGTHGTSMLHKILGRRDAFPFPKSLYATRDALLTVIGSRPNALVLDFFAGSGTTLHATALLNAQLGGSRRCILVSNNEPGATVAGKLRRKQIYPGDADYEAAGICESVTWPRCKFVINGKRDDGTELAGTYLDIEGHEKNLRWSDGFEENIEYFNLDFLEPDEVARGDAFRSILPILWLIAGASGEREDSKGTSAWHLPARSPYAVLIREKEFLHFKERLAGRSDVDWVFLVTDSEENFALMRRALGKKYKCYQLYKQYLENFRINVAEVLMD; encoded by the coding sequence ATGGCAAAGATTGAAGATTTGATTGCAAGAATCCCGGACGCCGGCCTCCGTATCGCGATAGGCAATGAAGTTAGGGAACTGAAGAAGGCTAAGAAATTCGGACTGGTTTTCGAGAATCACTTGCCTGAGACGGTTCAACTCCCAAACCTGCCTGTCAGAGTCGGGGAAACGGTTGCCCGCAAACGGGATTCAGGGGAAATCTTGTGGATCGTGAAATCGATTCAAAAGGGGGTCGCAACACTTAGGCCAATGATTGAAGCGCCGACTCAAAATGAAATGCCCGTTGATGTCGGTATTGACGAGCTGGTTGTCGTCAGGCGCTTCGGTGATCCAATCTATCCCACCTTGGTGTCAGTTGACAGGGTGAATCGAGGCGGACCGCAGAAGCCTTGGCACACGCTCATTAAGGCGGACAATTTTCACGCCCTGCAGCTTTTGCTTTTCTGCTACCCGTCATCCGTGGACGTCATCTATATCGACCCGCCTTATAACTCCGGTGCGCGCGACTGGAAGTACAACAATGACTATGTTGATAAGACCGATACTTTCCGGCACTCGAAGTGGCTATCAATGATGAAGAAGAGGCTTCTAATCGCGAAGCATCTCCTCAAGCCCGATGGGGTTCTCATCGTAACCATAGATGAGAACGAGCTTCACCACTTAGGCCTGCTGCTGGAGGATGTATTTGAATCTTACCTTCGTCACACTGTAACGATCGTTATAAACCCGAAGGGTGCCGGCAAGAGAAATTTTGCCCGAACAGAAGAGCACGCACTCTTTTGTGTCCCAAAAACGGGGCAGGCAATCGTCAACGCGAATATGCTTCGTGATCTGTCAAGAGTCGGGCTCTCTACCGAGATGGTTCAAGAAGAGTTCGACGAAGAGCTTGATGACGAGCCAGCCGAGCTTGCAGACGAAACCTCCGACGATGGATCTTTATTTGAACAGCAACTTTCCGACGATGTCGGATTAGACGAGCTGCCATTTCCGCCGGACGAACTAGATCAATGGGAGCTTCGACATGCGCGTCGACGCGGCAATGAATCTAGCTATCGGCATCAGCGTAAGAATCAGTTCTATCCAATCTACATTGATGAAAAGAGGCGGGTGGTCGAAGAGATTGGTGAGCCGCTTCTTCCTCTCGAAGCTCAACCGAGCTTCAAGAAAAAAAATGGTCTGACGCCCGTTTGGCCAATTGACAAAGAGGGGAATCATCGCTGCTGGCGATTCATTGCGTCTTCCATGAAGAAAATTCATGAAGAGAAGCGGCTGGTCGTAGGCAGGCAAGACCCAACCACAAAAGGCTGGACCCTCAACTATTGGATTCCGAAGAGCAAAACTAAAAATGTCAAAACGGTCTGGTGGCACGCTCGCCACGACGCAGGCACTCACGGGACCAGTATGCTCCACAAGATTCTCGGGCGACGCGATGCTTTTCCTTTTCCAAAATCTCTTTACGCTACCCGAGATGCGCTCCTGACTGTAATTGGAAGTCGCCCTAATGCTCTCGTTCTAGATTTTTTCGCTGGTTCAGGTACTACTTTGCACGCTACAGCTCTACTGAATGCCCAGCTTGGTGGAAGTCGACGTTGCATTCTCGTATCTAATAATGAGCCGGGTGCTACCGTCGCTGGTAAGCTTCGCCGCAAACAAATATATCCCGGAGACGCGGATTACGAAGCTGCGGGTATCTGTGAGAGTGTAACTTGGCCGCGGTGTAAGTTTGTCATCAATGGTAAACGCGATGACGGAACAGAGCTTGCTGGGACTTACCTAGACATTGAGGGGCACGAGAAAAATCTGCGTTGGTCGGACGGCTTTGAAGAGAATATCGAGTATTTCAATCTCGACTTTCTCGAGCCAGATGAGGTAGCCCGAGGAGATGCTTTTCGATCGATTCTTCCAATTCTTTGGTTGATTGCTGGGGCGTCGGGCGAGCGTGAAGACTCTAAGGGCACGTCTGCCTGGCACCTTCCGGCGCGCTCTCCCTATGCAGTTTTAATACGCGAAAAGGAGTTCTTGCACTTCAAAGAACGGTTGGCAGGGCGGAGTGACGTTGATTGGGTTTTCTTGGTGACTGATAGCGAAGAAAACTTTGCCCTCATGCGTCGTGCTCTCGGTAAGAAATACAAATGCTATCAGCTCTACAAGCAGTATCTTGAGAATTTTCGGATCAACGTGGCCGAAGTACTGATGGATTAG
- the rpoH gene encoding RNA polymerase sigma factor RpoH, with product MARTATLPVLNGESGLARYLSEIRKFPMLEPQEEYMLAKRWREHDDSDAAHKLVTSHLRLVAKIAMGYRGYGLPISEVVSEGNVGLMQAVKRFEPEKGFRLATYAMWWIKASIQEYILRSWSLVKMGTTANQKKLFFNLRKAKSKISALDEGDLRPDQVKLIAKRLGVTDQDVIDMNRRLGGDASLNAPIRDDGEAGEWQDWLVDTSPNQEAIMAEHEEYDHRRQALNGAIGVLNARERRIFEARRLADEPMTLEDLAAEFGVSRERVRQIEVRAFEKVQSAVKGAIAKQEAAALEAAH from the coding sequence ATGGCCCGTACAGCTACACTGCCGGTTCTCAACGGAGAATCCGGTCTTGCTCGCTACCTCTCCGAGATCCGCAAGTTCCCGATGCTGGAACCGCAGGAGGAGTACATGCTCGCCAAGCGTTGGCGTGAGCATGACGACAGCGACGCAGCCCATAAACTCGTGACCAGCCACCTCAGGCTCGTGGCCAAGATCGCCATGGGCTATCGCGGCTACGGCCTGCCGATATCCGAAGTCGTGTCGGAAGGCAATGTCGGCCTGATGCAGGCGGTGAAGCGGTTCGAGCCCGAGAAGGGTTTTCGCCTCGCCACCTACGCCATGTGGTGGATCAAGGCGTCGATACAAGAGTACATCCTGCGGTCGTGGTCGCTCGTGAAGATGGGCACCACCGCGAACCAGAAGAAGCTGTTCTTCAACCTGCGCAAGGCGAAGAGCAAGATCTCGGCGCTGGATGAAGGCGATCTGCGTCCGGACCAGGTCAAGCTGATCGCGAAGCGCCTCGGCGTGACCGATCAGGACGTGATCGACATGAACCGCCGCCTCGGCGGCGACGCCTCGCTGAACGCGCCGATCCGCGACGACGGCGAAGCGGGCGAATGGCAGGACTGGCTGGTCGATACCTCGCCCAACCAGGAAGCCATCATGGCCGAGCACGAGGAATACGACCACCGCCGGCAGGCGCTGAACGGCGCGATCGGCGTGTTGAATGCGCGCGAGCGCCGCATCTTCGAGGCGCGGCGGCTGGCCGACGAGCCGATGACGCTCGAGGATCTCGCGGCCGAGTTCGGCGTGTCGCGCGAGCGCGTCCGCCAGATCGAGGTGCGCGCGTTCGAGAAGGTGCAGTCCGCCGTCAAGGGCGCCATCGCCAAGCAGGAGGCGGCGGCGCTGGAGGCCGCGCACTAG
- a CDS encoding cytochrome P450 produces the protein MLTASLAPLDETITIAELTRDPYPIYQRLRREAPVLRVKSVGRTFLTKAADTKYVKDNAALFSSDDPNTPMKRAFLAHTLMRKDHDEHRAERMAMMPALMPKTIEAVWEPLYTKFANEYLDRLPRGETVDLFPALAGPLAARILAEVMGVPDASDEEMQRWSQTLIDGAGNFGWTPGPFDASDRANAEMDRCIRANMERVRAEPDSSALSFMVNAKNPIPESQIIANIKIAIGGGINEPRDALLTILYGLLTNPEQLEAVRADNTWRAAFEEGVRWVAPIQASSRLVMEDTEIRGCLIPKGDTVMTIQASANRDEELFTDGEHYNALRDPNPHQAFGNGPHHCAGAHLSRRTVGAILLPLLFERFPKMELVDAASVRWHGFGFRGPLGLAVRMA, from the coding sequence ATGCTGACCGCAAGCCTGGCTCCTCTCGACGAGACCATCACCATCGCCGAGCTGACGCGCGATCCCTACCCGATCTACCAGCGCCTGCGCCGCGAAGCGCCGGTGCTGCGCGTCAAGTCGGTGGGCCGGACGTTCCTCACCAAGGCGGCCGACACGAAATATGTGAAGGACAATGCGGCGCTGTTCTCGTCCGACGATCCGAACACGCCGATGAAGCGCGCCTTCCTCGCGCACACCCTGATGCGCAAGGATCACGACGAGCACCGCGCCGAGCGCATGGCGATGATGCCGGCCTTGATGCCGAAGACGATCGAAGCCGTCTGGGAGCCGCTCTACACGAAGTTCGCCAATGAGTATCTCGACCGGCTGCCGCGCGGCGAGACCGTCGATCTGTTCCCGGCGCTCGCCGGCCCGCTGGCCGCGCGCATCCTCGCTGAAGTGATGGGCGTGCCGGATGCCAGCGACGAGGAGATGCAGCGCTGGTCGCAGACCCTGATCGACGGCGCCGGCAATTTCGGCTGGACGCCGGGTCCGTTCGACGCCAGCGACCGCGCCAATGCCGAGATGGACCGCTGCATCCGCGCCAACATGGAGCGTGTCAGGGCGGAGCCGGATTCCTCTGCGCTCTCCTTCATGGTCAACGCGAAGAACCCGATCCCCGAGAGCCAGATCATCGCCAACATCAAGATCGCGATCGGCGGCGGCATCAACGAGCCGCGCGACGCGCTGCTGACGATCCTCTACGGCCTGCTGACCAACCCGGAGCAGTTGGAGGCCGTGCGCGCGGACAACACATGGCGCGCCGCCTTCGAGGAAGGCGTGCGCTGGGTGGCGCCGATCCAGGCGAGCTCACGCCTGGTGATGGAGGACACCGAGATCCGCGGCTGCCTGATCCCGAAGGGCGACACCGTGATGACCATCCAGGCCTCCGCCAACCGCGACGAGGAGCTGTTCACCGACGGCGAGCACTACAACGCGCTGCGCGACCCCAACCCCCACCAGGCCTTCGGCAACGGCCCCCACCACTGCGCCGGCGCCCACCTCTCCCGCCGCACCGTCGGCGCCATCCTGCTGCCGCTGCTGTTCGAGCGGTTTCCGAAGATGGAGCTGGTGGATGCGGCCAGCGTGCGGTGGCACGGGTTCGGGTTTCGCGGGCCGCTGGGGTTGGCGGTGAGGATGGCGTAG